Part of the Gavia stellata isolate bGavSte3 chromosome 25, bGavSte3.hap2, whole genome shotgun sequence genome is shown below.
GACTTGCTCCGTACTATCAGCATGGAAACAGGTACGCGATACGAGAGGCTCCTTAAATTCCCACTGGTTCAGCTTTTAGTCACCCAAGGATATAAGCTTTGCCTGGTGGTTTGTATTTTTAGTATCTCCTTCTCCAGTTGTTGtcctctcttcccctcttctttGAAATATGCAAGTTAAgcttgaaagcatttgtttAACACAGCTGAAACAAGATTTAAAAGACTTATCAAGAGCTATATACTGTGCCTCGGGAGCTGGCTGCAAATTCTGTGCATGTATTAGAAAGCAGCATAAAAAGACAGGATAAAGGACAGCTGCCAGGATTGTTCTCTATCATGCTAAAAAGAGAAGGGGCACATACAGACAGCTACCGCCAGGGAATTAGGGCCCAACAAAAGCCCGCCTAGCTCAGTGGCTGGAGGCCACCACTGCCTGTTCGAGATTCCTTTTATCACGTGAACGAGAACAGCTCACAAGCGCAGGCTACTCCTTCAGCCCACAAAAAGCATCGCCATGGCCAGAGACACCTCCTATactaataacaaaaataattattttatttctttctgtatctGTAATATATAAATAGAtgataattcatttttattaatgtaGCTAAATATACTTTATGAATAAGTTATTTGGAGAACATTTTTTCTAAGTCCGCAAGCACTGTTATATCCAGTGAAGGAAATCTTTAAGAATGGTCCTTTGAAGTACTCTAATTATCAAGCAGCCAATTATGGAAGTCTAAGTCAGTTTTCATGCTGCCAAGAGATCAGTTTAGACAAGATCCACACCTTGCACctgtttaaaagtgaaaaagcagctCCCTTTTCCTCAGGTTCCTCTCCTCACATACATACAAAACCCACCCCTCAGCAACATACACGATCTTCCACTCAACACTGcaaacttaaagcaaaaatgatTGGCACCGTATCAGTCAAAACACTCTTCAACAGCAACCCTTAAAGTAAGCCAAAGCTAGAGTAACTTCCGTATCAAGTCTTAACTCTATCCTCATTAGTGCAACTCTGACACAAAATGTTCCTACAGGCAAACCCATTTGTAAACCAAGCAAGTGTAAAATgataaaaaccaaacacactGCATGGAGAAATCCCAAAGGATTAGTGTCAGAAAATATTTGGCAGCAAGAGATTGGAAAAAACATGAAAGGCCTAACAGAAGAGCGTGGTTAACGCCAGTCATTTTGTAGGGTGTTGTTAAACTGCTCCAGGACGGTTTTCTTTACTCAAGCTTTTCATCTCCCTCCTCCACGTCTTTCAGACTGAGCACTTCCAGTGTTCCTTTCCCTTTTGTCTCACTCCGGATCAGCTCATCAATCTCTCTGAAGCAGCCTGGGTCAATAAGGCAcacctgaaatatttcacaCTTCATCAGTCAAGCAATAATATTGGATTTTTATCAGCCCCCTTTCAAggtggcagtgttaggttaatggttggatgtgatgatcttaaaggtcttttccaacctaaatgattctatgattctaaggtccaacattaattttcaattaaaaaaaaaaatagccacagagtatttttaaataactaataaacaattaatttaaaaaactaatTAACCACTGTCAAAATACAGGCCTGACCCACCAAATAAGTAAGAGTAACATTCTGTATTTGCAGAGGAACTTGTCAGTGTTGTAGGAGAGTCATGCTAACAGAAATTACAGCGTGCCTCTCCTCAGCTTGAAGTAGCAACCTCCGTGTAATAAAGGCTACTTCCAAGCTTTCATCACTAGGATgtgcaaaattaaaaactacaAACTACATCTCTGATTTAGACTCTCGGGTAAACTTGCAGCTTATCTAAACCACTTCCATATATTAATTCATCTTCTAGTAAACCATACAGATGTAGTCAAATCAAGTACAAAACCCAAGGACTGTTTTATTGCTTACAATTTCCAACTGTTCATGGAATTCTTCATTCTCAATAACTTTAATCAGTGGCTTGAGCTTCTCTTTcagtttcttcccctcctttgcTGGAAGAATAAATCGCAGCCTCATGTGAGCACGTTCAATTTGCATGGTTTCCTTTAACTGTCTGATCACTTCCAGTGCCTGTAAAGACATTAAGAAGAGCAAGCATTTACACACCTGCTtaaaaaacactgcacagaTCAAAACCTCAAATCCTTTGCATTAGCCTCATGCACATTTCTCAGTACTGATCACTGCCACTCTGCTGCAGAGAGTTTGCTATTACGCTATTTTGATAGATTAACAAGAAAAGGCAAAGTACTTGCTGTTCGTGATCACTTcaaatactaaaaaaaccctgtctgAAATAATGTTAAGTTGCTGCCAGCCAGCTGAGTAATCATTCTGCAGCCTTCAGATCACAAGCTTTTTTGGATGCTTGTGTGACTGCTAAGAGAGAAATTACACTTGAAGACAAGACCTCTGACCAGAAGCTGATTTTGCAAGAAAACTAACCTGCTGCTTTGTGCTCTTGTGTGGTTTGACGGAGTAGTGAATATCCTTCATGGCTCTTTCTATAAGGATTACGGTGTATGGCCTCTTTGTTTCAGGATTCACGCATTTGTCAGCGACAATAGTCGCGATGTCTCTAAACATCTGCTCCAGCTGTGTGTGTCGTTCTTTGTCTGATACCTGCAGCTCCCCTTTTGCTAAAATctgaacagtaaaaataaagaaatcagtTAATAAACATCACAGATTTGACTAAAGAGTGAAAACTCTAGTAACTTTGTTAAATTTAACAATTGCTTGAATGGTTTGGTCAAACGTGAagtgcagaaaaagaataacCGTATTAATAACGTACATCATTATGACACACAACACTCtaaagacttcagaaaaaaaaccacgaCAAAAACACTAAACtacaaaaagagaagagcagctTTACTTGAATTCTTATCACCTACAACAAGTCCACAATTTGTATCCTACCAAGAAGGACTAAGAAATCACATCTGTTCTTAACATTTAACTGGACCTTCCAAAGTAAACAACTAtccccttcctttctctgcatCCTTAATAATATCTCTTAGATGAGAAACACTTCAGGACCGGTAAATGTTTTTTAACATGTCCATGGACATCAGTGCAGAGAAGCTGTATATTACACAGAACACTCAGAACTCTTTTCAGCCAGATGCATACATAAATTTTAAGACTATACCACAGTGTTATCACTCCTTTCTAACCATTTCTTAACAGGGTCTGTGTGACCCTTATGCAAAACATTTGGTAAGTCTTCTTCAAGCTTTCATAAAGCAAGTAACTACAGAGTTACGTACCATCTTACAGATTTCTGTTTGGTCATCTGTCCCAAATGCTTGAACAAGATCTTCTTTCTTCGCCACCTGCCCTTTGGAAACGTTGACAAACACCGTGTGCGTCTGCAGGACCTCGTCGAGATCTTTTTCCCTAGAGATTAGGACAAAGTTAGAAAACTTGTGAAGTCAGCAATGTAAGAAAGAGCGCACGAGTTTTTAGCGAGGAGCAACAAGCCCTGCTGCCAAGGGCTGAATCAGCAGAGCCCAAGAACTTCTATTACCGAAATGTCACTCCCCGGGGAAAGGTAGGGGTGCCGCACAGACTCCGGGGCACTCCCCCTTCCCGGCTCCACACAGGCCCCACCATCTCCCCAGGCTTCACAGCCGGGTACCATGCAAGCTCCCCGGCTCCACAGCCAGGCCCCACACAGGCCtcctccccggctccccccaTAGCCAGGCCCCACACAGGCCtcctccccggctccccccaTAGCCAGGCCCCACacaggcctcctcctcctccccggctccccccaTAGCCAGGCCCCACacaggcctcctcctcctccccggctccccccaCAGCCAGGTCCCCACacaggcctcctcctcctccccggctccccccacagccaggccccacacaggcctcctcctcctccccggctccccccaTAGCCAGGCCCCACacaggcctcctcctcctccccggctccccccaTAGCCAGGCCCCACacaggcctcctcctcctccccggctccccccaCAGCCAGGCCCCACACAggcctccttctcctccccggctccccccaTAGCCAGGCCCCACACAggcctccttctcctccccggctccccgcaTAGCCAGGCCCCACACAggcctccttctcctccccggctccccccaTAG
Proteins encoded:
- the SBDS gene encoding ribosome maturation protein SBDS — translated: MSIFTPTNQIRLTNVAVVRARRGGKRFEIACYRNKVMGWRSGAEKDLDEVLQTHTVFVNVSKGQVAKKEDLVQAFGTDDQTEICKMILAKGELQVSDKERHTQLEQMFRDIATIVADKCVNPETKRPYTVILIERAMKDIHYSVKPHKSTKQQALEVIRQLKETMQIERAHMRLRFILPAKEGKKLKEKLKPLIKVIENEEFHEQLEIVCLIDPGCFREIDELIRSETKGKGTLEVLSLKDVEEGDEKLE